In Geotalea uraniireducens, one genomic interval encodes:
- the thiD gene encoding bifunctional hydroxymethylpyrimidine kinase/phosphomethylpyrimidine kinase, protein MNGNGHTLRLIVNREKQDSAIRGLYLVTDDGDNLASRVEAAIDGGAWIVQYRTKDRDPEVRFAIGLELRELCRNRGVPFIVNDDLELAKRLNADGLHLGQEDGDPREARRILGLGKLIGVSTHNMEEALAAQAAGADYLGFGAMYPSRSKEISHLAGPELLAAVRSQISIPIVAIGGITVDNGAAVIDAGADALAVISAVLSHPEPALAAAELALLFNRRAPLPRGGVLTVAGSDSGGGAGIQADLKTITLLGSYGSSVLTALTAQNTRGVSGIHGVPSEFVADQLDAVLADIPVDVVKTGMLFSAGITATVTDKLAAYHKRLVVVDPVMIAKGGAALIDREAVAMLKDRLLPITYLLTPNIPEAERLTGMVIAGEEEMQEAARRLHQLGARNVLLKGGHLLAGDAVDILYDGAAFQRFAAPRILSKNTHGTGCTYASAIAAFLAQGEPLRVAVGRAKTFVTAAIKLGQPLGRGHGPVNHLLAAREI, encoded by the coding sequence ATGAACGGTAACGGCCACACACTCCGACTGATCGTCAACAGAGAAAAACAGGATTCGGCAATCCGGGGGCTTTACCTGGTGACCGACGACGGTGACAACCTGGCCAGTCGGGTCGAGGCAGCTATCGACGGCGGCGCCTGGATAGTCCAGTACCGCACCAAGGACCGTGACCCGGAAGTGCGCTTCGCCATCGGGCTGGAGCTGCGGGAACTGTGCCGCAACCGGGGAGTCCCGTTCATCGTCAACGACGACCTGGAACTGGCGAAGCGGCTCAATGCCGACGGTCTCCACCTGGGACAGGAAGACGGCGACCCGCGGGAGGCGCGGCGGATTCTCGGCCTGGGAAAACTGATCGGCGTCTCCACCCACAACATGGAAGAGGCCCTGGCCGCCCAGGCCGCTGGGGCCGACTACCTCGGTTTCGGCGCCATGTATCCGAGCCGGAGCAAGGAGATCTCCCACTTGGCCGGGCCGGAATTGCTGGCGGCAGTCCGCAGCCAGATTTCGATCCCGATCGTCGCCATCGGCGGCATTACCGTCGACAACGGCGCCGCAGTGATCGATGCCGGCGCCGACGCCCTGGCGGTCATTTCGGCAGTGCTCTCCCACCCGGAGCCGGCGCTGGCCGCTGCCGAACTGGCGCTCTTGTTCAATCGCCGTGCGCCGCTGCCACGGGGGGGGGTACTGACCGTCGCCGGCAGCGATTCGGGAGGCGGCGCCGGCATCCAGGCCGACCTCAAGACCATTACCCTGCTCGGCAGCTACGGCTCGTCGGTACTGACCGCCCTGACCGCCCAGAATACCCGCGGCGTCTCGGGTATCCACGGAGTGCCCTCCGAGTTCGTCGCCGACCAGCTTGATGCCGTCCTGGCCGACATCCCGGTGGATGTTGTCAAGACCGGGATGCTCTTTTCGGCCGGAATCACCGCCACGGTCACCGACAAGCTCGCCGCCTACCACAAGCGGCTGGTCGTCGTCGATCCGGTGATGATCGCCAAGGGAGGCGCGGCACTGATCGACCGCGAGGCAGTGGCCATGCTCAAGGACCGGTTGCTGCCGATAACCTACCTGCTGACCCCGAATATCCCGGAGGCAGAGCGCCTCACCGGCATGGTCATCGCCGGCGAAGAGGAGATGCAGGAGGCCGCCCGGCGGCTGCACCAGCTGGGGGCCAGAAATGTCCTGCTCAAAGGAGGGCACCTGCTGGCCGGCGATGCGGTCGACATCCTTTACGACGGCGCGGCCTTCCAGCGGTTCGCCGCACCGCGCATCCTGAGCAAGAACACCCACGGCACCGGCTGCACCTACGCTTCGGCCATCGCCGCCTTCCTCGCCCAGGGCGAACCGTTGCGCGTTGCCGTCGGCCGGGCCAAGACATTCGTCACCGCGGCCATCAAGCTCGGCCAACCCCTCGGTCGCGGCCACGGGCCGGTCAATCACCTGCTCGCCGCCCGGGAAATCTGA
- the alr gene encoding alanine racemase — translation MDSRPTIAEIDLAALRYNFNQIRQTVPRSCGILAIVKADAYGHGFMDIARELETLGVTAFGVAFLAEGIQLRKSGIDRPVLILGGVYPGQEKKCVGFNLSTALFSLEQAKILDETAARLYRKAKVHVKIDTGMGRLGISHEEADEFFRALRELHHLELEGIISHFASADELDEEGRRYSERQAAIFAETVGIARSYGLEPRYVHIANSAAAFGMELPFCNLVRPGIVLYGAVPSGDFAGKMDLQPVMRLKSRVAMLKWVTPGTSISYARRYTATERRLIASVPVGYADGYGRALTNRGQVLVRGERAPVVGTICMDWFMADVTGIADVAVGDEVTLLGCDRQGNCIHAEELAIWAGTIPYEIFCGISKRVPRVYLNGSP, via the coding sequence ATGGACAGTCGTCCGACAATTGCCGAAATCGATCTCGCCGCATTACGTTACAACTTCAACCAGATCAGGCAAACCGTGCCCCGGAGCTGCGGTATTCTGGCCATCGTCAAGGCCGATGCTTATGGCCACGGCTTCATGGATATCGCCCGGGAGTTGGAGACGCTCGGCGTGACCGCCTTCGGCGTGGCGTTCCTCGCCGAGGGGATTCAGCTGCGCAAGAGCGGCATCGACCGGCCGGTGCTGATCCTGGGGGGGGTCTATCCCGGTCAGGAGAAGAAATGCGTCGGCTTCAACCTCTCTACGGCGCTCTTCAGTCTCGAGCAGGCGAAAATCCTGGACGAGACGGCGGCCCGCCTTTACCGCAAGGCCAAGGTCCATGTCAAGATCGATACCGGGATGGGGCGTCTCGGGATCAGCCACGAAGAAGCGGATGAATTCTTCCGCGCCCTGCGGGAATTGCACCATCTGGAGCTGGAAGGGATCATCTCCCACTTCGCTTCGGCGGATGAACTCGACGAGGAGGGGCGCCGCTACTCGGAGCGCCAAGCCGCCATCTTTGCCGAGACGGTCGGCATTGCGCGTTCCTATGGCCTGGAACCCCGTTATGTCCATATTGCCAACAGCGCGGCCGCCTTCGGCATGGAGCTGCCGTTCTGCAATCTGGTCCGGCCCGGCATCGTCCTCTACGGCGCCGTGCCATCGGGGGATTTTGCCGGAAAAATGGACCTGCAGCCGGTCATGCGCCTGAAAAGCCGGGTGGCAATGCTCAAATGGGTGACGCCGGGGACCAGTATCAGTTACGCCCGACGCTATACCGCGACGGAGCGGCGGCTGATCGCCAGCGTGCCGGTCGGCTACGCCGACGGCTACGGCCGGGCGCTGACCAACCGCGGCCAGGTGCTGGTGCGCGGGGAGCGGGCGCCGGTGGTCGGCACGATCTGCATGGACTGGTTCATGGCCGACGTGACCGGGATCGCCGACGTGGCGGTGGGGGACGAGGTTACCTTGCTCGGTTGCGATCGACAGGGCAACTGTATCCATGCCGAGGAACTGGCCATCTGGGCCGGCACCATCCCTTACGAGATTTTCTGCGGCATCAGCAAGCGGGTGCCGCGGGTCTACCTGAACGGTTCCCCCTGA
- the selD gene encoding selenide, water dikinase SelD, with translation MTKQKIKLTNMVKAAGUAAKLGPAGLEDALRTVVGRSSDPDLVVGPETADDAGVYRIGERLALVETVDIVTPLVDDPFTFGRIAAANALSDVFAMGGRPVTALNLVFFPACTLGGEVLAEILAGGLDAMREAGVCLVGGHTVEDDELKYGLAVTGLIDPARVVRNATARPGDQLILTKPLGTGIISTAIKADMASAAAEAEAIRWMTTLNAAAAGLMVECGASACTDVTGFGLLGHASEMARGSGVTVEFTLDAVPLMGGVGELVADGLVPAGCYRNRDHYAPLVSPSTGDDARFLPLFDPQTSGGLLIALPPAATGCFHAAAAKRGIFAATVGQVLPAGEHPVVLV, from the coding sequence ATGACTAAACAGAAGATCAAACTGACAAACATGGTGAAGGCTGCCGGCTGAGCGGCCAAGCTGGGCCCGGCGGGCCTGGAAGATGCGCTCAGGACGGTCGTGGGACGAAGTAGCGACCCCGACCTGGTGGTGGGACCGGAGACTGCCGACGACGCGGGGGTCTACCGGATCGGGGAGAGGCTCGCCCTGGTGGAGACGGTCGACATCGTCACCCCGCTGGTGGACGATCCCTTTACCTTCGGCCGGATAGCTGCGGCCAACGCCCTATCCGACGTTTTTGCCATGGGGGGACGGCCGGTGACCGCTCTCAATCTGGTCTTCTTTCCCGCGTGCACCCTTGGCGGTGAGGTGCTGGCCGAGATCCTGGCCGGTGGGCTCGACGCCATGCGGGAAGCGGGCGTCTGTCTGGTCGGGGGGCATACGGTGGAAGATGACGAGCTGAAGTATGGTCTGGCGGTCACCGGGCTGATCGACCCGGCCCGGGTGGTCCGGAATGCGACGGCCCGGCCCGGCGACCAGCTGATCCTGACCAAACCGCTCGGCACTGGGATCATCTCGACGGCGATCAAGGCCGACATGGCCTCTGCTGCCGCCGAGGCGGAGGCGATCCGCTGGATGACGACGCTCAACGCCGCTGCCGCCGGGCTGATGGTCGAATGCGGCGCCTCGGCCTGCACCGACGTGACCGGCTTCGGCCTGCTCGGCCATGCCAGCGAGATGGCCCGGGGGAGTGGCGTGACCGTGGAGTTCACGCTCGACGCAGTACCGCTCATGGGCGGGGTGGGGGAACTGGTGGCCGACGGACTGGTACCGGCCGGTTGTTACCGCAATCGCGACCACTACGCTCCGCTCGTCTCCCCATCAACCGGCGATGACGCGCGCTTCCTGCCACTGTTCGATCCGCAGACCTCCGGCGGATTGCTCATTGCCCTGCCGCCGGCGGCCACCGGCTGTTTCCATGCCGCTGCAGCCAAGCGGGGGATCTTTGCCGCGACGGTCGGGCAGGTCCTGCCCGCCGGGGAGCATCCCGTTGTCCTCGTCTGA
- a CDS encoding ASKHA domain-containing protein: MSSSDRLALAVDLGTTTIAASLLDLATGDRLATAGSLNPQRAYGADVVSRLAAACRSIEARQQMSEVVRGELRRLATELLTATGYPPEALARIAIAGNPAMEHLLLDLPVESLAFPPYRPLFTAGRIMTARELGWNLPATLYLFPLPGGFVGGDTVAFLYDTAAPLPAAGSSRLYLDLGTNGEIVLQAGDILFATSAAAGPAFEGGNLACGMPALPGAISTVAATGGRLALTVIDGKPPLGICGSGVLDTIALLLETGIVDRTGRLLPAAEIASPLGDRVREVAGQPAFVLHRDALHTVYLSQEDIRQVQLAKGAIRAGIEVLCGRAGIDSATIAEVVLTGSFGVVLAPRSLKNIGIFTEMMVHTTRFVREGALRGVERTLLEGAGEAAVETLAGSFRVIPLSGTPAFEKSFLEHINFPDIER, encoded by the coding sequence TTGTCCTCGTCTGACCGCCTGGCGCTGGCCGTCGACCTTGGCACGACCACCATCGCCGCCTCACTCCTCGACTTGGCGACCGGCGACCGCCTGGCGACAGCCGGCAGCCTCAACCCGCAACGGGCGTACGGGGCAGATGTGGTTTCCCGGCTGGCCGCCGCCTGCCGATCAATCGAGGCGCGGCAGCAGATGTCCGAAGTGGTCCGGGGCGAGCTCCGGCGGTTGGCCACGGAACTGCTGACGGCGACGGGATACCCGCCGGAGGCGCTTGCCAGGATCGCCATTGCCGGCAATCCCGCCATGGAACATCTGCTGCTCGACCTGCCGGTCGAATCGCTGGCCTTTCCCCCCTACCGCCCGCTTTTTACGGCGGGACGCATCATGACTGCCCGCGAACTCGGCTGGAATCTGCCGGCGACGCTCTACCTTTTTCCGCTCCCCGGCGGCTTCGTCGGCGGCGATACCGTCGCCTTTCTCTACGATACTGCGGCACCGCTCCCTGCTGCCGGCTCCTCCCGCCTCTACCTGGATCTGGGAACTAACGGCGAAATCGTTCTCCAGGCGGGTGACATCCTCTTTGCCACCTCGGCGGCGGCCGGGCCGGCCTTCGAGGGGGGGAACCTGGCCTGCGGGATGCCGGCCCTCCCCGGCGCGATCAGCACCGTTGCCGCCACTGGCGGGCGACTGGCCCTGACGGTCATCGACGGCAAGCCGCCGCTCGGTATCTGTGGTTCCGGCGTTCTCGATACGATTGCCCTGCTGCTGGAAACGGGAATTGTCGACCGGACCGGCCGGCTGCTGCCGGCGGCGGAGATCGCCTCGCCGCTCGGTGACCGGGTGCGGGAGGTCGCCGGCCAGCCGGCGTTTGTCCTGCACCGCGACGCTTTGCACACCGTCTACCTGAGTCAGGAGGATATCCGCCAGGTGCAGCTGGCGAAAGGGGCGATCCGGGCGGGAATCGAGGTACTCTGCGGCCGGGCCGGCATCGACAGTGCCACAATTGCCGAGGTCGTCCTGACCGGTTCCTTCGGCGTCGTCCTGGCGCCGCGAAGCCTAAAAAATATTGGAATTTTCACGGAAATGATGGTACATACTACCCGGTTCGTCCGCGAGGGAGCACTCCGCGGTGTGGAGCGGACCCTGCTGGAAGGAGCGGGGGAGGCGGCAGTGGAGACCCTTGCCGGTTCCTTCCGGGTTATTCCGCTCTCCGGCACTCCTGCCTTCGAGAAAAGCTTTCTGGAGCACATCAACTTTCCTGATATCGAACGCTGA
- the purH gene encoding bifunctional phosphoribosylaminoimidazolecarboxamide formyltransferase/IMP cyclohydrolase: protein MAKITRALISLSDKTGIVEFARELAGYGVEILSTGGTAKLLRDSGLAVKDVSEFTGFPEMLDGRVKTLHPKVHGGLLGMRGNPEHVATMKQHGIEPIDMVVVNLYPFEATVANPACTLADAIENIDIGGPTMLRSAAKNNADVTVLVDPADYRPILDEMKANGGAVSRESNFRLAVKVYQHTAAYDGAISNWLGARLGDEVAAYPDTITLQFKKAQEMRYGENPHQGAAFYVERKVEEASVSTARQLQGKELSYNNIGDTDAALECVKQFTEGPACVIVKHANPCGVAIGASLLEAYDRAYQTDPESAFGGIIACNRELDEATARAIVDRQFVEVIIAPKVAPAAVEVVAAKKNVRLLECGEWPATPLARLDLKRVNGGLLVQDADLELYSELKVVSKRQPTEQEMKDLLFTWRVAKFVKSNAIVYGKENMTIGVGAGQMSRVNSARIAAIKAEHAGLEVKGAVMASDAFFPFRDGIDNAAAAGITAVIQPGGSMRDAEVIAAADEHGMAMVFTAMRHFRH, encoded by the coding sequence ATGGCTAAGATCACCCGCGCACTCATCAGTCTCTCCGACAAGACCGGCATCGTCGAATTCGCCAGGGAACTGGCCGGTTACGGCGTCGAAATCCTTTCTACCGGCGGTACCGCCAAGCTGCTCCGCGATTCCGGGCTGGCAGTCAAGGACGTTTCCGAGTTCACCGGCTTCCCGGAGATGCTCGACGGCCGGGTCAAGACCCTCCATCCCAAGGTGCACGGCGGGCTTCTCGGCATGCGCGGCAACCCCGAACATGTGGCGACGATGAAGCAGCACGGCATTGAGCCGATCGACATGGTGGTAGTGAACCTCTACCCCTTCGAGGCGACGGTAGCCAATCCCGCCTGCACCCTGGCGGACGCCATCGAGAATATCGATATCGGCGGCCCGACCATGCTTCGCTCGGCGGCCAAGAACAACGCCGACGTGACCGTGCTCGTCGATCCTGCCGACTACCGGCCGATCCTTGACGAAATGAAGGCGAACGGCGGCGCGGTTTCCCGCGAGAGCAACTTTCGGCTGGCAGTGAAAGTTTACCAGCACACCGCCGCCTACGACGGGGCGATCTCCAACTGGCTCGGCGCCCGGCTGGGCGACGAAGTGGCCGCCTATCCCGATACGATCACGCTGCAGTTCAAGAAGGCCCAGGAGATGCGCTACGGCGAGAATCCCCACCAGGGCGCCGCGTTTTATGTCGAGCGGAAGGTTGAGGAAGCATCGGTTTCCACTGCCCGCCAGTTGCAGGGGAAAGAACTTTCCTATAACAACATCGGCGATACCGACGCCGCGCTCGAATGCGTCAAACAGTTCACCGAAGGGCCGGCCTGCGTCATCGTCAAGCACGCCAATCCCTGTGGTGTGGCGATTGGCGCCTCGCTGCTCGAAGCCTATGACCGGGCCTACCAGACCGATCCCGAGTCGGCGTTCGGCGGGATTATCGCCTGCAACCGGGAACTTGACGAAGCGACGGCCCGGGCGATTGTCGACCGGCAGTTCGTCGAGGTGATCATCGCCCCGAAGGTCGCTCCGGCGGCGGTGGAAGTGGTGGCGGCGAAGAAGAACGTCCGGCTGCTGGAGTGCGGCGAATGGCCGGCGACGCCGCTGGCGCGCCTCGATCTCAAGCGGGTCAATGGCGGCCTGCTCGTCCAGGATGCTGACCTGGAGCTCTACAGCGAACTGAAGGTGGTCAGCAAGCGGCAGCCCACCGAGCAGGAGATGAAAGACCTGCTCTTCACCTGGCGGGTGGCCAAGTTCGTCAAGTCCAACGCCATCGTCTACGGCAAGGAGAATATGACCATCGGCGTCGGCGCCGGCCAGATGAGCCGGGTCAACTCGGCACGGATCGCCGCGATCAAGGCGGAGCACGCCGGCCTTGAAGTCAAGGGGGCGGTGATGGCTTCCGACGCTTTCTTCCCGTTCCGGGACGGCATCGACAATGCCGCGGCTGCCGGGATCACCGCGGTGATCCAGCCGGGAGGGAGCATGCGCGACGCGGAGGTGATTGCCGCCGCCGATGAGCACGGCATGGCCATGGTCTTCACGGCGATGCGCCATTTTCGGCACTGA
- the purD gene encoding phosphoribosylamine--glycine ligase, with product MKVLVIGGGGREHALVWKIAQSPLVTRVYCAPGNPGIGEIAENVPLAVDDLVGLLDFARTHDIDLTVVGPELPLSLGIVDLFEEYGLTIFGARRNAAIIEASKAFSKDLMKKYQVPTAAYGVFEEVAPAVAFIDQVGVPIVIKADGLAAGKGVIIAQSREEAVATVQDMLTGNAFGSAGSRVVIEEFLVGEEASFLAFTDGKAIIPLASAQDHKAVFDGDKGPNTGGMGAYSPAPVVTQAIHDKVMVEVMRRTVDGMAAEGRPYRGVLYAGLMINGDEVKVLEFNARFGDPECQPLLMRLKSDIVPVLLSVAKGDLGGIALEWHDKAAVCVVMAAGGYPADYRKGDPIRGLDEAAALEELFVFHAGTTRRDGEVVTAGGRVLGVTALGRTVREAIDRAYQGVGAIDWEGVHYRKDIGAKALAKS from the coding sequence ATGAAGGTTCTCGTTATTGGGGGCGGTGGCCGGGAACATGCCCTGGTCTGGAAGATCGCCCAATCTCCCCTGGTGACCCGTGTTTACTGCGCACCGGGCAATCCCGGCATCGGTGAGATTGCCGAAAATGTTCCCCTGGCGGTCGATGACCTGGTCGGCCTGCTCGACTTTGCCCGCACTCACGATATCGATTTGACCGTGGTCGGTCCCGAACTCCCTCTTTCCCTGGGGATCGTCGACCTGTTCGAAGAGTACGGCCTGACCATCTTTGGTGCCCGGCGCAACGCGGCAATCATCGAAGCCAGCAAGGCATTCTCCAAGGACCTGATGAAAAAATACCAGGTGCCGACCGCCGCCTATGGGGTGTTCGAGGAGGTTGCACCAGCAGTGGCCTTTATCGACCAGGTCGGGGTGCCGATCGTCATCAAGGCGGACGGCTTGGCTGCGGGAAAAGGGGTTATCATTGCCCAGAGTCGCGAGGAGGCGGTGGCGACGGTGCAGGATATGCTCACCGGTAACGCCTTCGGCTCGGCGGGCTCCCGGGTGGTCATCGAAGAATTCCTGGTGGGTGAAGAGGCTTCGTTCCTCGCTTTTACCGATGGCAAGGCCATTATCCCTCTGGCCAGCGCCCAGGACCACAAGGCCGTTTTTGACGGCGACAAGGGCCCGAATACCGGCGGAATGGGCGCCTATTCGCCGGCTCCGGTCGTTACCCAGGCCATTCACGACAAGGTGATGGTCGAGGTGATGCGGCGGACTGTCGACGGTATGGCGGCTGAAGGGCGTCCTTATCGCGGTGTTCTTTATGCCGGTCTGATGATCAACGGCGACGAGGTGAAGGTACTCGAATTCAACGCCCGTTTCGGCGATCCCGAGTGCCAGCCGCTGTTGATGCGGTTGAAGTCGGATATCGTGCCGGTGTTGCTGTCGGTGGCGAAGGGCGATCTTGGCGGTATAGCCCTCGAATGGCACGACAAGGCTGCGGTCTGCGTGGTGATGGCTGCTGGCGGCTATCCTGCCGACTATCGTAAAGGCGACCCGATCCGCGGCCTTGACGAAGCGGCGGCGCTGGAGGAACTCTTTGTTTTCCATGCCGGTACCACGCGGCGGGACGGCGAGGTGGTGACTGCCGGTGGTCGGGTGCTGGGAGTGACGGCGCTCGGAAGGACGGTTCGCGAGGCGATCGATCGAGCCTACCAGGGGGTTGGGGCCATTGACTGGGAAGGGGTTCACTACCGGAAAGATATCGGCGCTAAGGCGCTGGCAAAGAGCTGA
- the purE gene encoding 5-(carboxyamino)imidazole ribonucleotide mutase: MNEPQVLIVMGSDSDVAIMEEAAKILDNFGIRWEMRIASAHRSPKKAAALASGAAERGIRVIIAGAGMAAHLAGVIAAETVLPVIAVPIPGGALNGLDALYAMVQMPGGIPVATMAIGKAGAKNAGLLAVQMLALGNLELAASLLRYKETMADEVEQKDRALQVRLQDK, translated from the coding sequence ATGAACGAACCGCAGGTACTGATCGTCATGGGGAGCGATTCCGACGTAGCGATTATGGAGGAGGCGGCAAAGATTCTGGATAATTTCGGGATCCGTTGGGAAATGCGGATCGCTTCGGCCCACCGCTCGCCGAAAAAAGCGGCGGCGCTGGCGAGTGGCGCCGCGGAACGGGGGATACGGGTGATCATTGCCGGCGCCGGCATGGCGGCTCATCTGGCCGGGGTGATTGCCGCCGAGACCGTGTTGCCGGTTATCGCCGTGCCGATTCCCGGTGGCGCGCTGAATGGTCTCGACGCCCTCTATGCGATGGTTCAGATGCCGGGCGGTATCCCGGTTGCCACTATGGCCATCGGGAAGGCCGGGGCAAAGAATGCCGGCCTGCTGGCGGTGCAGATGCTGGCGCTCGGCAACCTGGAGCTGGCCGCCTCACTACTGCGTTACAAGGAAACCATGGCCGACGAGGTCGAGCAGAAAGATCGGGCACTTCAGGTGCGTTTGCAGGACAAATAG
- a CDS encoding cytochrome c7: protein MKKVIAALALSVFCSSMALAADVITFPAKNGNVAFPHKMHQEALKDCKKCHEKGPGKIEGFGKDYAHKTCKGCHAEMKKGPTKCGECHKK from the coding sequence ATGAAAAAAGTTATTGCTGCTCTCGCACTGTCCGTCTTCTGCTCCAGCATGGCTCTGGCTGCGGATGTGATTACGTTTCCTGCCAAAAACGGAAACGTAGCGTTCCCGCACAAGATGCACCAGGAAGCGCTGAAAGACTGCAAGAAATGCCATGAGAAGGGTCCCGGCAAAATTGAAGGGTTTGGCAAGGACTATGCGCACAAAACCTGCAAAGGCTGCCATGCCGAAATGAAAAAAGGGCCGACCAAGTGCGGTGAGTGCCACAAGAAGTAG
- the resB gene encoding cytochrome c biogenesis protein ResB: MATSNRGFLQALWDFFCSLKLAISLLILLAATSIIGTIIPQGPPPPEYLQTISEAKQKLYQTLGFFDMYHSWWFILLLYLFTVNIVACSIKRLPRVWKMISEPTLVMDDGFQRSLSLTHDFKMQGDVATLRDKMTAFLKGEFAAPVITERDGEFHLFAQKSPYSRLGVYVVHLSIIVIFIGALLGSFLGYKGYVNIVEGTGTSTIYSRSGQPIDLGFTVRCDKFSVSFYDTGAPKEFKSILSVIDGGKVVIDKRPVIVNDPLTYKGITFYQSSYGPAGEGGLYHFTVRERNGGSPVKVSLQQGERKPLPDGSTLQVLEATQDVSQFIPQFSGPAARIEVTPKAGEPKAFIVFQNYPNFDEQRGGKLVFNYLGSDEKMFTGLQVAKDPGVWVVWAGCFLMVAGCCMAFFMSHKRLWVRVRNGHVTMGGTASKNPAGFQILFDELVDKLKKL, from the coding sequence TTGGCAACGAGCAATCGAGGTTTCTTGCAGGCACTATGGGATTTTTTCTGTTCTCTGAAACTCGCCATTTCGCTCCTGATCCTGCTGGCGGCGACATCGATCATCGGGACCATCATTCCGCAGGGGCCGCCTCCCCCCGAATACCTGCAGACCATCAGTGAAGCAAAACAGAAGCTGTATCAGACGCTGGGCTTCTTCGATATGTACCACTCATGGTGGTTCATCCTTCTGCTTTATCTTTTCACCGTCAATATCGTCGCCTGTTCGATAAAGCGGTTGCCGCGGGTCTGGAAAATGATCTCCGAGCCAACCCTGGTAATGGACGACGGTTTCCAGAGATCGCTTTCCCTGACCCACGATTTCAAGATGCAGGGTGACGTGGCGACGCTCCGGGACAAGATGACCGCCTTCCTGAAAGGCGAATTCGCCGCGCCCGTGATAACGGAGCGCGACGGGGAGTTTCACCTCTTTGCCCAGAAATCGCCCTATAGCCGGCTGGGAGTTTATGTAGTGCACCTGAGTATCATCGTCATTTTTATCGGTGCGCTGCTCGGCTCGTTCCTCGGCTACAAGGGGTACGTCAATATCGTTGAGGGGACCGGCACCTCGACCATCTATTCCCGTTCCGGCCAGCCCATCGACCTCGGCTTCACCGTCCGTTGCGACAAGTTTTCCGTCTCGTTCTATGACACCGGTGCGCCGAAAGAGTTTAAAAGCATTCTCTCCGTCATTGACGGCGGGAAGGTGGTGATCGACAAACGTCCGGTGATCGTCAACGATCCCCTCACCTATAAAGGCATCACGTTCTATCAGTCGAGCTATGGCCCGGCCGGCGAGGGGGGGTTATACCACTTCACCGTCCGCGAACGGAACGGCGGTTCTCCCGTCAAGGTTTCCCTGCAACAGGGGGAGCGCAAACCGTTGCCTGACGGCTCGACACTTCAGGTTCTCGAAGCCACCCAGGACGTGAGCCAGTTCATTCCCCAGTTCAGCGGACCGGCGGCCCGCATCGAGGTAACTCCCAAGGCGGGAGAGCCTAAGGCGTTCATCGTTTTTCAGAATTATCCGAATTTCGATGAGCAACGGGGGGGCAAACTGGTCTTCAACTACTTGGGGAGCGACGAGAAGATGTTTACCGGCCTTCAGGTGGCCAAGGACCCTGGCGTCTGGGTTGTCTGGGCGGGCTGCTTCCTGATGGTGGCCGGCTGCTGCATGGCGTTTTTCATGTCGCACAAACGGCTCTGGGTGCGGGTGCGAAACGGTCATGTGACCATGGGGGGCACGGCCAGCAAGAATCCGGCCGGCTTCCAAATCCTGTTTGACGAACTTGTCGACAAGCTGAAAAAACTGTAG